The Streptomyces sp. NBC_01775 genome includes a region encoding these proteins:
- a CDS encoding SDR family NAD(P)-dependent oxidoreductase gives MGARFEGRTVLVTGGGAGIGAATAHRLADEGAAVVILDNEEAGAHRTAREITASGGRAAFVLGDVTDEPAWERAVRTAREGFGPVDGLVSNAAFVRHGPADSITLGEWEAQLGVNLTGAFLGVRACIADLREQQGAIVLTSSVQALVGLPGRPAYAATKAGLAGLGRQLAVDYGPHVRVNSVLPGPIMTRAWDELPEEERRQTAQETVVGRHGRPDEVAATVAFLLSDDASFITGSSLVVDGGWSVYKQSS, from the coding sequence ATGGGCGCACGCTTCGAGGGACGTACGGTCCTCGTCACCGGCGGTGGTGCCGGGATAGGCGCCGCCACCGCACACCGGCTGGCGGACGAGGGAGCCGCGGTGGTCATCCTCGACAACGAGGAGGCGGGAGCCCACCGCACGGCACGGGAGATCACCGCGTCCGGCGGGCGCGCCGCCTTCGTACTCGGGGACGTCACCGACGAGCCCGCCTGGGAGCGCGCCGTGCGCACGGCGCGCGAGGGCTTCGGACCTGTGGACGGGCTGGTCAGCAACGCGGCCTTCGTCCGCCACGGCCCCGCCGACTCGATCACCCTGGGCGAGTGGGAGGCCCAGCTCGGGGTCAACCTGACCGGCGCGTTCCTCGGAGTCCGGGCCTGCATCGCGGACCTGCGCGAGCAGCAGGGCGCGATCGTGCTGACCTCCTCCGTACAGGCGCTCGTCGGGCTGCCGGGCCGCCCGGCCTACGCGGCGACCAAGGCGGGCCTGGCCGGGCTCGGCCGCCAGCTCGCCGTCGACTACGGCCCGCACGTGCGGGTCAACTCGGTCCTGCCGGGCCCGATCATGACGCGGGCCTGGGACGAGCTTCCGGAGGAGGAGCGCAGGCAGACCGCGCAGGAGACCGTCGTCGGCAGGCATGGGCGCCCCGACGAGGTCGCGGCCACGGTCGCCTTCCTGCTCTCCGACGACGCCTCGTTCATCACCGGCAGCAGCCTGGTCGTGGACGGCGGCTGGAGCGTCTACAAGCAGTCTTCCTGA
- a CDS encoding MarR family winged helix-turn-helix transcriptional regulator, producing MEDEVDRLVTAWRRERPDLDVEPLEVLSRVSRLARHLDRARRIAFSEHGLEPWEFDVLTALRRAGTPYQLSPGQLLTQTLVTSGTMTNRIDRLAKKGLVERLPDPSDRRGVLVRLTPEGRDRGDSALAGLLDQERAILAELSPLQRGELASLLRQLTAPFDNIPT from the coding sequence ATGGAGGACGAGGTCGACCGTTTGGTGACAGCATGGCGCCGCGAGCGCCCTGACCTCGACGTTGAGCCCCTGGAGGTGCTCAGCCGGGTCAGCAGGCTGGCCCGGCATCTGGACCGGGCGCGGCGCATCGCCTTCTCCGAGCACGGCCTGGAGCCGTGGGAGTTCGACGTGCTGACCGCGCTGCGCAGGGCCGGTACGCCCTACCAGCTCTCCCCCGGGCAGTTGCTGACCCAGACGCTCGTCACCTCCGGGACGATGACCAACCGCATCGACCGGCTCGCCAAGAAGGGCCTGGTCGAGCGCCTTCCCGACCCCAGCGACCGGCGGGGCGTCCTGGTCCGGCTCACCCCGGAGGGCCGCGACCGAGGAGACAGCGCGCTGGCCGGTCTGCTCGACCAGGAGCGGGCGATCCTCGCGGAGCTGTCACCCTTGCAGCGCGGCGAACTCGCCTCGCTGCTGCGCCAGTTGACGGCGCCGTTCGACAACATCCCGACCTGA
- a CDS encoding methyltransferase domain-containing protein: protein MWDPQQYLRHAGHRLRPVLDLLAHVPDELPRPPKAPAAVPRIADLGCGPGGPSAPLAVRWPDAHITGYDNSPAMLAEARPHAREGGPAGEGRLDFAHADLAGWQPDPGDGFGLLFSNAALQWVPGHTAAFPGWIDALPTGGALAFQVPGNFASPSHALLAELCDTPRWRDRVQAPHRTGAVLDPAGYADVLRPLGPHGCDVDTWETTYLHLFTGPAPVLDWTKGTTLRPVLARLEDDPEARDAFLAEYAELLRDAYPPAADGTTAFPFRRVFVVAVKR, encoded by the coding sequence ATGTGGGATCCGCAGCAGTACCTCCGTCACGCCGGCCATCGCCTGCGCCCTGTCCTCGACCTTCTCGCCCATGTGCCGGACGAGCTGCCCCGGCCGCCGAAAGCCCCTGCCGCCGTGCCCCGTATCGCCGATCTCGGCTGCGGCCCCGGCGGCCCCAGCGCACCGCTCGCCGTCCGCTGGCCGGACGCGCACATCACCGGTTACGACAACTCCCCCGCCATGCTGGCCGAGGCGCGGCCCCACGCCCGGGAGGGCGGACCGGCGGGCGAGGGGCGCCTGGACTTCGCCCACGCCGACCTCGCCGGATGGCAGCCGGACCCGGGGGATGGCTTCGGGCTCCTGTTCTCCAACGCCGCGCTCCAGTGGGTGCCCGGTCACACCGCCGCGTTCCCCGGCTGGATCGACGCGCTGCCCACCGGCGGCGCCCTCGCCTTCCAGGTCCCCGGCAACTTCGCCTCGCCCAGCCACGCCCTCCTCGCCGAACTGTGCGACACCCCGCGCTGGCGCGACCGCGTCCAGGCCCCGCACCGCACCGGCGCGGTCCTGGATCCGGCCGGCTACGCGGACGTCCTCCGCCCGCTCGGCCCCCACGGCTGCGACGTCGACACCTGGGAGACCACCTACCTCCATCTGTTCACCGGCCCCGCCCCCGTCCTGGACTGGACCAAGGGCACCACGCTGCGCCCCGTACTCGCCCGCCTGGAGGACGACCCCGAGGCCCGCGACGCCTTCCTCGCCGAGTACGCGGAACTGCTGCGCGACGCGTACCCGCCGGCCGCCGACGGCACGACGGCGTTCCCGTTCCGCCGGGTGTTCGTGGTGGCGGTCAAACGGTGA